From a region of the Nitrospiria bacterium genome:
- the purN gene encoding phosphoribosylglycinamide formyltransferase — MSNSRLRLGVLVSGRGSNLQAILDAASAVRTDPASKASEKGRLHPASPVEGATRAPLIDASVEVVVSDRSQAQALDHARRSRIPAFFLNPKDYAGREAYDEALVHLLREHRVDLVVLAGYMRLITSRLIEPYKNRIINIHPSLLPAFSGLHAHRQVLEWGARVSGCTVHLVDESMDQGPIIIQAAVPVFDEDTEETLAARVLEQEHRILPQAIQYFAEQRLHVSGRRVILKAAQKMTGAKIVSPMIEIGF, encoded by the coding sequence ATGAGTAACTCCAGGCTTCGGTTGGGGGTTCTGGTCTCCGGCCGCGGCTCAAACCTTCAGGCAATCCTTGACGCCGCCTCGGCCGTGAGGACCGACCCAGCGAGCAAGGCGAGCGAGAAGGGGAGGCTCCATCCGGCTTCGCCGGTGGAGGGGGCGACGCGAGCCCCTTTAATCGACGCAAGCGTGGAAGTGGTCGTCAGTGATAGATCGCAGGCCCAGGCCCTCGACCATGCCCGCCGGAGCCGCATCCCGGCCTTTTTTCTGAATCCCAAGGACTACGCCGGCCGTGAAGCCTACGATGAGGCCCTTGTTCATCTCCTGCGCGAGCACCGGGTTGACTTAGTCGTCCTGGCCGGTTACATGCGCTTGATCACGTCCCGTTTGATCGAACCCTACAAAAATCGGATCATCAACATTCATCCCAGCCTCTTGCCGGCCTTTTCCGGGCTTCACGCGCATCGACAGGTTCTGGAATGGGGCGCCCGTGTCTCCGGCTGCACCGTCCATCTCGTGGATGAATCGATGGACCAGGGCCCGATCATCATTCAGGCCGCGGTGCCGGTATTCGACGAGGACACCGAAGAAACGCTGGCGGCGCGGGTTCTGGAGCAGGAGCATCGGATTCTTCCGCAGGCCATCCAGTATTTTGCGGAGCAGCGCCTGCACGTTTCGGGGCGGCGGGTCATTCTCAAGGCGGCGCAAAAAATGACCGGGGCGAAGATCGTATCGCCCATGATCGAGATCGGTTTTTAA
- a CDS encoding tetratricopeptide repeat protein — translation MLLNDTFLLACAYLKEGNYTEALVYFRRLLAAYEEDASSTVPPELLSYFGLALAFGENRTKEAVTYCTTAIKKEFYRPEFFVNLARVYLCANRRSSAVDVLYKGLKIDNQDPAILAELRRLGVRRKPIFGFLTRSHMLNKYLGMMTSRFRDKDKPVRKPVAL, via the coding sequence ATGTTGCTCAATGACACGTTCTTGCTCGCATGCGCGTATCTGAAGGAAGGGAATTACACGGAAGCGCTGGTTTACTTCCGCCGCTTGTTGGCGGCGTATGAGGAGGATGCGTCTTCCACGGTCCCGCCGGAACTGCTGTCCTATTTCGGTCTGGCCTTGGCTTTCGGAGAAAACCGGACCAAGGAGGCCGTCACCTACTGCACGACGGCGATCAAGAAGGAATTTTACCGGCCCGAGTTTTTCGTGAACCTTGCGCGCGTTTATTTGTGCGCGAATCGCCGGTCCAGCGCGGTGGACGTGCTGTACAAGGGGCTCAAGATCGACAATCAGGACCCCGCCATTCTGGCGGAGCTCCGCCGGCTCGGCGTCCGGCGAAAACCGATCTTCGGTTTCCTGACGCGCAGCCACATGCTCAACAAATACCTGGGCATGATGACGTCGCGCTTCCGCGACAAAGACAAACCGGTCCGCAAGCCGGTGGCGTTATGA
- the purM gene encoding phosphoribosylformylglycinamidine cyclo-ligase: protein MPRLTYKAAGVDIEAGDAFVRTIKPLVRSTFRPEVLTDIGGFSGLFALEAKKYKEPVLVSGTDGVGTKLKLAIEMDRHDTIGVDLVAMSVNDVVVTGAEPLFFLDYLATGKLRPRTSVDVIRGIVEGCRLAGCALLGGETAEMPSFYAEGVYDLAGFAVGVVEKSRVIDGRRIMAGDVLIGLASSGLHSNGFSLARKISFEVAGHKITDRIPGWTRRLGEELLTPTKIYVKPILQLVRDLDVKGLAHITGGGLTGNLPRILPEGCQAQIKRGSWPVPPVFEWLEKQGGVAIEEMYRVFNMGVGMVAVVGPDQADRAIERLKDLSEPAFLIGKVIPGEPKVVYE from the coding sequence ATGCCGCGTCTCACTTATAAGGCCGCCGGTGTCGATATCGAGGCCGGCGATGCATTTGTCCGGACGATCAAGCCGCTGGTCCGTTCCACATTCCGTCCGGAAGTGCTGACCGATATCGGCGGATTCAGCGGGCTGTTCGCGCTCGAAGCCAAGAAGTATAAAGAGCCCGTGCTGGTTTCCGGAACGGACGGGGTCGGAACGAAACTCAAGCTCGCCATTGAGATGGACCGGCACGACACCATCGGGGTCGATCTGGTGGCGATGTCCGTCAACGATGTCGTCGTAACGGGCGCCGAACCTCTCTTCTTTTTGGACTATCTTGCAACCGGCAAACTCCGGCCGCGGACCTCGGTGGACGTCATCCGCGGAATTGTCGAAGGCTGCCGTCTGGCCGGATGCGCCCTGCTGGGCGGAGAAACGGCCGAGATGCCTTCGTTCTATGCGGAGGGGGTTTACGATCTGGCCGGGTTCGCGGTGGGCGTGGTCGAAAAAAGCCGCGTCATCGACGGCCGCCGCATTATGGCCGGCGACGTGTTAATCGGTCTTGCCTCAAGCGGCCTTCACAGTAACGGATTTTCCCTGGCCCGCAAGATTTCCTTTGAGGTGGCGGGACATAAAATCACCGACCGGATCCCCGGATGGACCCGCCGTCTGGGCGAGGAGCTTCTGACCCCGACCAAAATCTACGTCAAGCCCATTTTGCAATTGGTCCGCGATCTGGACGTCAAGGGATTGGCCCATATCACCGGCGGGGGATTGACCGGCAATCTTCCGCGCATTCTTCCCGAGGGTTGTCAGGCGCAAATCAAACGGGGGAGCTGGCCGGTCCCGCCCGTCTTCGAATGGCTCGAAAAACAGGGGGGGGTTGCGATCGAAGAGATGTATCGCGTCTTCAACATGGGGGTCGGCATGGTGGCCGTCGTCGGTCCAGACCAGGCCGACCGGGCGATCGAGAGACTCAAGGATTTATCCGAGCCGGCTTTTTTGATCGGCAAGGTCATCCCGGGGGAGCCGAAAGTCGTTTATGAGTAA